In Monodelphis domestica isolate mMonDom1 chromosome 4, mMonDom1.pri, whole genome shotgun sequence, one DNA window encodes the following:
- the LOC103103579 gene encoding zinc finger protein 570-like — translation MECQKDSRRVGEVTGRKLEAGAEPSKAPALAQDRSLEKGSALELLTAGYQRPLTFGDVAVDLSLEEWRRLSPAQRGLYREVMLENYEHLVCVGAQLPFPKPHVISLLERGEARWTVEAGVPRGPAPDSFNGENGCENKDTALTEATCLGASAKERGPHNRPCCLTMGECATCQVKLKAKEGESHQITVTHERTSGQGNVPGSNSLVRHLTLGPVCFAEERATVGKSLHEFNTLAKSLRDFSDKDQCNRGSSGKKLHKCNIGRKFFIYHSDAIKCHIAGEKLYECSECGKAFDQRSNITECQQIHSREKPSEFNKCGKYFRERETLIRHQEIHPKVKLFNCHECGKVFREKRYLKSHQRTHTGEKPFECNECGKAFSVRQNLSRHQGIHIGLRPFQCNECGKAFRVKDHLKMHQRTHTGEKPFKCNQCEKAFSHIGSLSRHQRIHTAEIL, via the exons ATGGAGTGTCAAAAGGACAGCAGAAGAGTCGGAGAAGTGACTGGGAGAAAGCTGGAGGCGGGAG CTGAGCCTTCTAAAGCTCCTGCCTTGGCCCAGGACAGGAGTCTGGAGAAAGGAAGCGCTTTGGAGTTGCTGACAGCCGGATACCAG CGCCCGCTGACCTTCGGGGACGTGGCCGTGGACTTGTCGCTGGAGGAGTGGAGGCGCCTGAGCCCGGCTCAGCGGGGCCTGTAcagggaggtgatgctggagaactacGAGCACCTGGTGTGCGTGG GAGCACAGCTTCCATTTCCCAAACCACACGTGATCTCCCTGTTGGAAAGAGGAGAAGCACGCTGGACAGTGGAAGCAGGCGTCCCCAGAGGCCCTGCGCCAG atTCATTTAATGGGGAGAACGGGTGTGAGAACAAGGACACAGCTCTTACAGAAGCCACTTGCCTGGGAGCATCAGCCAAAGAAAGAGGACCTCACAACAGACCCTGCTGTCTTACTATGGGAGAGTGTGCGACATGTCAGGTCAAGTTGAAGGCCAAGGAAGGAGAGTCCCACCAAATAACAGTCACTCATGAAAGAACATCAGGCCAGGGAAATGTCCCAGGAAGTAATTCTTTGGTGAGACATCTTACACTGGGGCCAGTCTGTTTTGCTGAAGAAAGAGCTACTGTAGGAAAAAGTCTCCACGAATTTAATACACTTGCAAAGAGCCTGAGAGACTTTTCAGACAAAGATCAGTGTAACAGAGGCTCCTCAGGGAAGAAGCTTCATAAGTGTAACATTGGCAGGAAATTTTTCATCTACCACTCAGATGCCATTAAATGTCATATAGCTGGTGAAAAGCTCTATGAATGTagtgaatgtggaaaagcttttgaCCAGAGGTCAAATATCACTGAATGTCAGCAAATTCATTCTAGAGAGAAACCCTCTGAATTTAACAAATGTGGGAAATATTTCAGGGAGAGGGAAACCCTCATTAGACATCAGGAAATTCATCCCAAAGTAAAACTCTTCAACTGTCACGAATGTGGGAAAGTCTTCAGGGAAAAGCGCTATCTTAAAAGCCATCAGAGAacccatactggagagaaaccttttgaatgtaatgaatgtgggaaagctttcagTGTTAGGCAAAACCTTTCTAGACATCAGGGAATCCATATTGGCCTGAGACCCTttcaatgtaatgaatgtgggaaagccttcagagTGAAGGATCACCTTAAAATGcatcagagaactcatactggggagaaacccttTAAATGTAATCAATGTGAGAAAGCCTTCAGCCACATAGGAAGCCTTAGTaggcatcagagaattcatactgcaGAAATCCTTTGA
- the LOC130453488 gene encoding E3 ubiquitin-protein ligase TRIM39-like has translation MEKDNSPVIEEPKTDWRLSKGLQDLLTCPVCGSFYNDPITDDSGKTFCRGCLPQGSQLSYLHTNWKMQSMVQVAKQLKPFLEQPQGLLEDWCTKHQECLSFLCREDNEKICRVCSYSRLHQGHTLTQLQDPKLEDNSEEGKKKKKKRKKD, from the exons atggagaaagataaTAGCCCTGTCATTGAAG AGCCTAAGACTGACTGGAGACTGTCTAAGGGCCTGCAGGACCTCCTCACCTGCCCTGTCTGTGGAAGCTTTTATAATGATCCTATAACGGATGATTCTGGCAAAACCTTCTGCCGGGGCTGCCTCCCTCAGGGATCCCAGCTTTCCTACCTCCATACCAACTGGAAAATGCAGAGCATGGTACAAGTGGCCAAGCAGCTGAAGCCCTTCCTTGAGCAGCCCCAGGGCCTCCTAGAGGACTGGTGTACCAAACACCAGGAATGCTTGAGCTTTCTCTGTCGAGAAGACAACGAGAAAATCTGCCGGGTCTGCAGCTACTCCAGACTTCACCAGGGCCATACCCTGACCCAACTGCAAGACCCCAAACTGGAG gataattctgaagaaggcaaaaagaagaagaagaaaaggaagaaggactaG